A window from Hemibagrus wyckioides isolate EC202008001 linkage group LG19, SWU_Hwy_1.0, whole genome shotgun sequence encodes these proteins:
- the avpr1ab gene encoding arginine vasopressin receptor 1Ab produces MSDRMAHAGPGLCTPPPEIGPHGNGTHNNRTLCLNASDAHAAGNRSLVANSSGDPFGRNEEVAKLEITVLSLTFLAAVAGNVSVLLAVRNAAKKSSRVHLFIKHLSLADLVVAFFQVLPQLCWEITFRFYGPDFLCRVVKHLQVLGMFASTYMLVMLTVDRYIAICHPLRSLQGATRRARLMIACTWLCSVVLSTPQYFIFSLSEIEKGSDVYDCWGHFIEPWGVRAYITWITVGIFLIPVAVLVMCYGFICRSIWKNVKCKTKSSTAHGTNALIGKASVSSVSTISRAKLRTVKMTFVIVLAYIVCWAPFFIVQMWSVWDENFSWDDSENTAVTLSALLASLNSCCNPWIYMLFGGHLLYDFLRCFPCCRKLRNSIRNDSDSSLRRNTLLSKLPAACTPTNASDSWRDSQKTSQSVIQDCSKVNQDGPADSDKSSQSTDNVNKHSHTNLAQVQDKDS; encoded by the exons ATGAGTGACCGTATGGCGCACGCCGGACCAGGGCTCTGTACTCCCCCGCCGGAAATCGGACCACACGGAAACGGGACGCACAATAACCGGACTCTGTGCCTGAACGCGTCGGATGCGCATGCAGCTGGAAACAGAAGCTTGGTGGCGAACAGCAGCGGCGATCCGTTTGGTCGTAATGAGGAAGTGGCCAAGCTGGAGATCACGGTGTTGAGCTTGACCTTTCTGGCCGCGGTGGCGGGTAACGTGAGCGTGCTGCTGGCCGTGCGCAACGCAGCCAAGAAGAGCTCGCGTGTGCACCTGTTTATCAAACATCTGAGCCTCGCCGACCTGGTGGTGGCCTTCTTCCAGGTTCTGCCGCAGCTCTGCTGGGAGATCACTTTTCGCTTCTACGGACCCGACTTCTTGTGCCGCGTGGTGAAGCACCTGCAAGTGCTCGGCATGTTCGCCTCCACCTACATGCTGGTGATGCTCACGGTGGACCGCTACATCGCCATTTGCCACCCGTTACGGAGCTTGCAGGGTGCCACGCGCCGCGCGCGCCTCATGATCGCCTGCACGTGGCTGTGCAGTGTGGTGCTGAGCACCCCTCAGTACTTCATCTTCTCTCTCAGCGAGATTGAAAAAGGCTCTGACGTGTACGACTGTTGGGGTCACTTCATCGAGCCGTGGGGCGTGCGCGCCTACATCACCTGGATCACCGTGGGCATCTTTCTCATCCCGGTCGCCGTGCTCGTCATGTGCTACGGATTTATTTGCCGCAGCATCTGGAAGAACGTCAAGTGCAAGACGAAGAGCAGCACGGCGCACGGCACGAACGCGCTGATCGGCAAGGCGTCGGTGAGCAGCGTGAGCACCATCTCCCGGGCCAAACTCCGCACCGTCAAAATGACCTTTGTCATCGTTCTCGCCTACATCGTGTGCTGGGCTCCGTTCTTCATCGTGCAGATGTGGTCCGTGTGGGATGAGAACTTCTCCTGGGACG ATTCAGAGAATACTGCGGTGACCCTGTCGGCACTGCTTGCCAGTCTGAACAGCTGCTGCAACCCGTGGATCTACATGCTATTCGGTGGTCACCTCCTTTACGACTTCCTGCGCTGCTTCCCATGTTGTCGGAAGCTCAGGAACAGCATCCGTAACGACTCGGACAGCAGCCTGAGGAGAAATACGCTGCTTAGTAAACTACCTGCTGCCTGCACTCCCACAAATGCCTCGGACTCATGGAGGGACTCGCAAAAGACCAGCCAGTCTGTAATACAAGACTGTTCCAAAGTCAACCAGGATGGCCCTGCGGACTCAGACAAGAGTAGCCAAAGCACAGACAATGTGAACAAACACAGTCATACCAACCTGGCTCAAGTCCAAGATAAAGACAGCTGA